One stretch of Deltaproteobacteria bacterium DNA includes these proteins:
- a CDS encoding transcriptional regulator — MTRPGKPAIPPEESGTVRRQIRALLADGPMTALEISAAVRRPEKEIAGHLEHLRKSLRSEGRRLVQIPAECRECGFVFRKRERLRTPSRCPVCRGESIADPSFRLE, encoded by the coding sequence CCCGGGAAACCGGCGATTCCCCCGGAAGAGTCCGGGACGGTCCGGCGTCAGATCCGCGCTCTCCTCGCGGACGGCCCCATGACAGCCCTGGAGATCTCGGCCGCCGTCCGCCGGCCGGAGAAGGAGATCGCCGGCCACCTAGAACACCTCCGGAAGAGCCTGCGGTCCGAGGGGCGCCGCCTGGTCCAGATACCCGCGGAGTGTCGGGAATGCGGGTTCGTCTTCCGGAAGCGGGAGCGGCTCCGAACGCCGAGTCGATGCCCCGTCTGCAGGGGGGAGTCGATCGCCGATCCGTCGTTTCGCCTGGAATAA